Proteins co-encoded in one Scatophagus argus isolate fScaArg1 chromosome 11, fScaArg1.pri, whole genome shotgun sequence genomic window:
- the LOC124066811 gene encoding lactase-phlorizin hydrolase-like, which translates to MALQGRLFCLYLITLYGCMCQKHEDQHPAMFLAGPMTNTQVKHLNGKPSEGTVLDTFDCSHPIPPGSKQYFEYLQSRGVTHFKVPLSWDQFLPSALSSEAQQAVVTCYQTLLKQLLEVGLQPLIVLHGSTVPDTLSSSHGGWESQEVAKIFQQYAEFAFQVFGELAHSWVTLSNLDELSDAQLQNALDAHTKIYHRYHQLFPRRDGGVSAGVKASKAPFICNTQQLKYSDFLSIKIQYDCTTGQNLAEELQNILATCGDKPILFYEVDIKD; encoded by the exons ATGGCATTACAGGGAAgacttttctgtctgtatttgatCACTTTGTACGGGTGCATGTGCCAGAAACATGAGGATCAACATCCAGCCATGTTTCTTGCAGGTCCCATGACCAACACACAGGTGAAGCATTTGAATGGCAAACCGTCTGAAGGAACAGTGTTGGACACTTTTGACTGCAGTCATCCCATACCTCCAGGCTCCAAACAGTACTTTGAGTACCTCCAGAGCAGAGGAGTGACCCACTTCAAAGTACCGCTGTCATGGGATCAATTTCTACCTTCAGCCCTCTCCAGTGAAGCCCAGCAGGCTGTGGTTACCTGTTATCAGACTCTGCTGAAACAGTTGCTGGAGGTGGGCCTTCAGCCCCTGATTGTGCTTCACGGATCCACCGTGCCAGACACTCTGAGCTCAAGTCATGGAGGCTGGGAGAGCCAGGAGGTAGCTAAAATATTTCAGCAGTATGCTGAGTTTGCCTTCCAGGTGTTTGGAGAGCTGGCGCACTCATGGGTGACACTGAGCAACTTGGATGAGCTGAGTGATGCTCAGTTGCAAAATGCTCTTGATGCACACACCAAAATCTACCACCGTTACCATCAGCTGTTTCCCAGGAGAG ATGGAGGGGTATCAGCCGGAGTGAAGGCCAGTAAAGCCCCATTCATCTGCAACACTCAACAACTG aaatattcagatttcCTCTCTATTAAAATTCAATATGACTGCACCACTGGACAAAACCTGGCTGAGGAACTGCAAAATATTTTG GCAACATGTGGAGACAAACCCATTCTCTTTTATGAGGTGGACATCAAGGAC
- the gjc4b gene encoding gap junction gamma-1 protein, producing the protein MSWSFLTRLLDEISNHSTFVGKIWLTLLIVFRIVLTAVGGESIYYDEQSKFVCNTQQPGCENVCYDAFAPLSHIRFWVFQVIMITTPTIMYLGFAMHKIARMDDNDYRPQRRKRMPIVSRGANRDYEEAEDNGEEDPMILEEIEPEKEKEAVEKPTKKHDGRRRIKRDGLMKVYVFQLLSRAVFEVSFLFGQYVLYGLEVAPSYVCTRSPCPHTVDCFISRPTEKTIFLLIMYAVSALCLLFTVLEILHLGVSGIRDCFCVPRPRPPTPRHPALASQRSSICRQPSAPPGYHTALKKDPSGKMGFRDNLGDSGRESFGDEASSRELERLRRHLKLAQQHLDMAYQNEEGSPSRSSSPESNGTAVEQNRLNFAQEKQSSTCEKGLRA; encoded by the exons ATGAGCTGGAGCTTCCTTACACGCCTGTTGGATGAGATTTCCAATCACTCCACCTTTGTGGGCAAAATCTGGCTTACGCTCCTCATTGTCTTTCGCATTGTGCTAACGGCTGTTGGGGGCGAGTCGATTTACTATGATGAACAGAGTAAATTTGTGTGTAACACACAGCAACCTGGTTGTGAGAATGTGTGCTACGACGCATTTGCGCCGCTTTCACACATTCGCTTTTGGGTGTTTCAGGTGATAATGATCACCACCCCTACCATCATGTACCTGGGCTTTGCTATGCATAAAATTGCCCGCATGGATGACAATGATTATCGGccacagagaaggaaaaggatgCCGATAGTGAGCCGCGGTGCCAACAGGGACTACGAGGAAGCAGAGGACAATGGGGAGGAGGACCCTATGATTCTGGAAGAGATAGAgccagaaaaggaaaaggaagctGTGGAGAAGCCAACCAAAAAGCATGATGGACGCCGTCGCATCAAGCGTGATGGCCTGATGAAGGTCTATGTGTTTCAGCTGCTGTCACGTGCTGTCTTTGAGGTCTCGTTTCTGTTTGGACAGTATGTCCTTTATGGGCTGGAAGTGGCACCGTCGTATGTATGCACTCGCTCTCCTTGTCCACACACAGTGGACTGCTTTATCTCGCGCCCTACGGAGAAAACAATCTTCCTGCTCATCATGTATGCCGTCAGCGCTCTGTGTCTGCTCTTTACCGTGTTGGAGATCCTTCACCTTGGTGTCAGCGGCATTCGAGACTGCTTCTGCGTACCACGTCCTCGGCCTCCCACCCCCCGTCACCCAGCTTTGGCCAGCCAGAGGTCCTCCATTTGTCGCCAGCCCTCTGCACCACCAGGCTACCACACGGCTCTGAAGAAGGACCCATCGGGCAAAATGGGCTTCAGGGATAATCTGGGAGACTCGGGTCGCGAGTCGTTTGGGGATGAGGCTTCGTCAAGGGAGCTAGAGAGGCTGCGTAGACACCTAAAACTTGCTCAGCAGCATCTAGATATGGCTTACCAGAATGAGGAGGGCAGCCCGTCACGCAGCAGCAGCCCAGAGTCCAACGGCACTGCAGTTGAGCAAAATAGACTAAACTTTGCCCAGGAGAAGCAGAGCAGTACATGTGAAAAAG GTCTCCGCGCATAG
- the LOC124067228 gene encoding lactase-phlorizin hydrolase-like, translating to MKCSLWVAFLYVFCLNGCQSSELNGQEDFMLVAGPLTKQLVRNSGSAVNDAFDCSHPIPPGSKQYFEYLQSRGVTHFKVPLSWDQLLPSGLSSQPQQAVVTCYQTLLKQLLEVGLQPLVVLHGSTVPDALSSKYGGWESQELVEMFRQYAEFAFEEFGELAHSWVTLSNLDDVLHDGQPLGAPSPLQNIFQLNKNIYELYHQRFPDRGRRLSIGLRASDVAILPPIKGSTPMDFLSVHIEYNCASASNFAKKLSSLKMSSGNLPILIYKIIIDGCSYSQFQLLGSFLQVFSNNDLDIVGGDMMDMLGNLDMQDIPASHGISNYNTYSTFRNSYQDVWNKFGAQTTTERDLFLNESFPSGFQWATSSESFKVEGGWLEDGKGETIWDRFGHEGLAFENQTADLACDGYHKVDYDVYLLRGLQVNTYQFSISWARIFPSGHLGSQSEKGALYYDKLINALIESGIHPVVTLYHWDLPQSLQESGGWTNNSIVEAFKDYADFCFSRFGDRVKTWNTFSSPWVVSHAGYGTGVHPPGVKDYVVASYQVTHNILKSHAEAWHVYNDKYRKTQGGKVGIALNSDWAEPMDPSKPEDTAAANRYLQFMLGWFAHPIFVDGDYPATLKTQIEQKRNECPVSEPARLPVFTPEESQRIHGTADFLGLNHYTSRLVNSSDGGCSPGPQGVGDFQTHVDPSWNSTASDWIFSAPWGLRRLLNYISTEYLKVTKVPIYITGNGMPTEYTGDTLNDIHRIEYMKNYINEALKAIHLDGVNVQRFTVQSLVDGFEGPQGYSERFGLHHVNFDSPDRPRTPKQSAYFYSEIIEKNGFAPSKMFFHVPELKNIASNKLSSMPPSTVPSQAKSVWEKFSGQNNFQRKLYHYGTFPQGFSWGVSSSAYQIEGGWNVDGKGPSIWDTMRPPGIPEDANGEVACDSYHRLEEDLYMLRALKVKSYRFSLSWSRIFPDGRHASLNQKGVDYYNRLIDGLRSYNITPMVTLYHWDLPQALQIFGGWENVDMINIFNDFCDFCFATFGDRVKFWITFNQPQTIAWSGYGLGQMPPNVKNPGTAPYQVAHNLLKAHATAYHTYDDKYRKSQGGLVSIALNADWVEPKDANVPREVAAADRALQFQLGWFAHPIFKNGDYPIIMKFQVESKSEMQGLSETRLPSFTEEEKSFIRGTADMFCLNHYTTKIAQHATLRLTPASYEYDRDVSEAEEGDSPTTAISDQRAVAWGLRRLLNWIKEEYGDPEIYVSENGAATGNKVTVEDIDRVFYYKTYIDEALKAHDLDGVKVKGYIATSLMDSFEWLNGYKVGFGLHHVDFTNPHRPRTPKYSAHFFYQVIKNNGFPTPDDEKHLYGHFRKDFIWSTATASYQIEGGWRADRKGLSIWDKFAHTPLRVFNDDTGDIACDSYHKVEEDVAMLKQLKVTHYRFSISWSRVLPDGTTKHINEAGLNYYHKLVDSLLAANIQPHITLYHWDLPQALQDIGGWENETIVVKFRDYADLIFSHLGHKVKFWITINEPYNVAMIGHGYGAAAPGISFRPGTLPYIVGHNLLKAHAEAWHLYSDKYRETQKGIISITINSDWSEPRNPYKQEDVDAARRVVQFYIGWFAHPVFNGDYSNMMKTIIRERSLAAGLIKSRLPEFTPEEIKRIKGTYDYFGFNHYTTVLAFPVDYGNLQHYDADRGAGTIADRTWLDSGSSWLKVSPFGFRKILNFIKEEYGNPPIIITENGISERGPIDLNDIHRSYYYEKYINQVLKAYLLDNVDIRGYTAWSLMDNLEWATGFSERFGLFYVNQSDPNLPRVAKTSVASYSTIIKCNGFPDPTLGPHECLNSVPEGTSTPTKPPLPATPTTPAACDNIVSFLGMKLSTSDAETGLNTLFALLIVAVFGVICSTFCFIRKNKTRKQKDYAESINMSRKF from the exons ATGAAGTGTTCATTGTGGGTTgcatttctgtatgttttttgtctGAATGGTTGCCAGAGCAGTGAGCTGAATGGACAAGAAGACTTCATGCTTGTTGCAGGCCCTCTGACAAAGCAGCTGGTGAGAAACTCAGGCAGTGCAGTCAATGATGCCTTTGACTGCAGTCATCCCATACCTCCAGGCTCCAAACAGTACTTTGAGTACCTCCAGAGCAGAGGAGTGACCCACTTCAAAGTACCGCTGTCATGGGATCAACTTCTACCTTCAGGCCTCTCCAGCCAACCACAGCAGGCTGTGGTTACCTGTTACCAGACTCTGCTGAAACAGTTGCTGGAGGTGGGCCTTCAGCCTCTTGTTGTACTTCATGGATCTACAGTGCCAGACGCTCTGAGCTCAAAGTATGGAGGCTGGGAGAGCCAGGAACTGGTTGAGATGTTTCGTCAGTACGCTGAGTTTGCCTTCGAGGAGTTTGGAGAGCTGGCACACTCATGGGTGACACTGAGCAACTTGGACGATGTTCTGCATGATGGACAACCCCTCGGTGCTCCCAGTCCTCTCCAAAACATCTTCCaactcaacaaaaacatttacgAGCTCTACCATCAACGATTTCCTGACAGAG GGAGACGTCTGTCGATTGGGCTGAGAGCCAGTGATGTTGCTATCCTTCCCCCGATCAAAGGTTCAACACCA ATGGATTTCTTGTCAGTGCACATTGAGTACAACTGTGCCTCTGCATCAAATTTTGCAAAGAAGCTGAGCAGCTTAAAG ATGTCCAGTGGGAATTTACCTATCCTGATATATAAGATAATTATTGATGGTTGTTCGTACAGTCAGTTCCAGCTCCTTGGCAGTTTCCTACAAG TTTTTAGCAACAATGACCTGGATATTGTGGGAGGTGACATGATGGATATGTTAGGCAACCTGGACATGCAGGACATTCCAGCCAG TCATGGTATTTCAAACTACAATACATATTCAACTTTTAGAAACAGTTATCAGGATGTGTGGAATAAGTTTGGGGcccaaacaacaacagaaagagaTCTTTTCCTCAATGAATCATTCCCCTCTGGCTTCCAGTGGGCCACGTCCAGTGAGTCCTTCAAGGTTGAAGGAGGCTGGTTAGAGGATGGGAAGGGAGAGACCATCTGGGATCGTTTCGGTCATGAGGGCCTAGCCTTTGAGAATCAGACAGCTGATTTAGCTTGTGACGGTTACCACAAGGTCGATTATGATGTCTACCTCCTGCGAGGTCTTCAAGTCAACACCTATCAGTTTTCCATCTCCTGGGCCCGAATTTTCCCCTCAGGTCATCTGGGCAGCCAGTCAGAGAAAGGTGCACTCTATTATGACAAGCTAATCAATGCCCTCATTGAGTCTGGCATACATCCTGTTGTCACTCTATACCACTGGGATCTGCCCCAGTCACTCCAGGAGTCTGGTGGATGGACCAACAATTCCATTGTTGAAGCCTTCAAGGACTACGCAGACTTCTGCTTCTCCAGGTTTGGAGATCGGGTCAAGACATGGAACACATTCAGCAGCCCCTGGGTGGTGAGCCATGCTGGGTATGGCACTGGTGTGCATCCTCCTGGTGTGAAAGACTATGTGGTTGCCTCCTATCAG GTGACTCACAATATACTCAAATCTCATGCTGAGGCCTGGCATGTCTACAATGACAAGTACAGGAAAACACAAGGAGGGAAAGTAGGCATTGCACTGAATTCAGACTGGGCAGAGCCCATGGATCCTTCCAAACCTGAAGACACAGCAGCTGCAAATCGCTACCTGCAGTTCATGCTGGGCTGGTTTGCACATCCCATATTTGTGGATGGAGATTATCCTGCAACACTCAAGACTCAAATAGAACAGAAACGAAATGAGTGCCCCGTGTCTGAGCCTGCAAGACTTCCAGTTTTCACTCCTGAAGAGAGCCAGAGGATACATGGAACAGCTGACTTTTTGGGATTGAACCACTATACCTCCCGGCTGGTCAACAGCAGTGATGGGGGCTGCAGCCCTGGTCCTCAGGGTGTGGGTGACTTCCAGACACACGTGGACCCTTCATGGAACTCGACAGCTTCTGACTGGATCTTTTCTGCACCTTGGGGTCTTCGGAGACTTCTGAACTACATTTCCACAGAATACCTGAAAGTTACCAAAGTGCCTATTTATATAACTGGGAACGGTATGCCTACTGAGTACACTGGGGACACTCTAAATGACATTCATCGAATAGAGTACATGAAGAATTACATCAATGAGGCTCTGAAAG CTATACATTTGGATGGTGTGAATGTGCAGCGGTTTACTGTCCAGTCACTTGTAGATGGCTTTGAAGGTCCGCAAGGCTACAGTGAACGTTTTGGATTGCATCATGTCAACTTTGACTCACCTGATAGACCCAGGACTCCAAAACAGTCTGCCTACTTTTACTCCgaaattattgaaaaaaatggtTTTGCCCCCTCAAAAATGTTCTTTCATGTGCCAGAACTGAAAAACATAGCGTCAAATAAACTTTCCTCAATGCCACCTTCCACAGTCCCATCTCAAGCCAAAAGTGTTTGGGAGAAATTCTCTGGTCAAAACAATTTTCAGAGAAAACTCTACCACTATGGCACTTTCCCACAAGGATTCAGTTGGGGAGTATCGTCTTCTGCTTACCAGATTGAAGGTGGCTGGAATGTTGATGGAAAGGGGCCCAGCATCTGGGACACCATGAGACCTCCAGGTATTCCTGAAGATGCAAATGGAGAAGTGGCCTGTGACAGCTATCACAGACTTGAAGAAGACCTCTATATGCTTCGAGCTCTGAAGGTGAAGTCGTACAGATTCTCTTTGTCCTGGTCCAGAATCTTTCCTGACGGTCGGCATGCATCTTTGAACCAGAAAGGTGTTGACTACTACAACAGACTTATTGATGGCCTCAGATCATATAATATCACTCCCATGGTGACACTGTACCACTGGGACCTCCCTCAGGCTTTGCAAATCTTTGGCGGCTGGGAAAATGTAGACATgatcaacatttttaatgacttttgtgatttttgcttTGCCACCTTTGGAGACAGAGTGAAATTTTGGATAACCTTCAACCAACCTCAAACAATTGCATGGTCAGGATATGGACTTGGACAGATGCCACCAAATGTTAAGAATCCAGGAACTGCACCATACCAAGTTGCACACAACCTTCTTAAAGCACACGCCACGGCTTACCACACATATGATGATAAGTATCGCAAATCCCAAGGTGGTTTAGTATCCATTGCCCTCAATGCTGATTGGGTTGAGCCTAAAGACGCTAACGTTCCCCGTGAAGTGGCAGCTGCTGACCGCGCTCTGCAGTTCCAACTGGGCTGGTTTGCACATCCCATTTTCAAGAACGGTGACTATCCTATTATAATGAAGTTCCAAGTGGAAAGCAAAAGTGAGATGCAAGGTCTTTCAGAGACCAGACTGCCTTCCTTcactgaagaagagaagagttTCATCAGGGGAACTGCTGACATGTTCTGTTTAAATCATTACACTACAAAGATTGCACAGCATGCTACATTGAGACTTACCCCTGCATCCTATGAATATGACAGAGATGTGTcagaagcagaggaaggagaTTCACCAACTACTGCAATCAGTGACCAGAGAGCTGTAGCATGGGGACTGAGAAGACTCCTCAACTGGATTAAAGAGGAGTATGGAGATCCAGAAATTTACGTTTCTGAGAATGGAGCAGCTACAGGCAATAAGGTCACAGTTGAGGACATAGACAGAGTATTTTACTACAAGACCTATATTGATGAGGCTCTAAAAG CTCATGACCTTGACGGTGTAAAGGTTAAAGGATACATAGCAACTTCTCTCATGGATTCTTTTGAGTGGCTAAATGGTTACAAAGTTGGATTTGGGTTACACCATGTGGATTTCACTAACCCACACCGGCCAAGGACACCCAAGTACTCAGCTCATTTCTTCTACCAGGTCATAAAGAACAATGGTTTCCCTACACCGGATGATGAGAAGCATCTTTATGGACATTTCCGCAAAGATTTTATCTGGAGTACTGCAACAGCATCATACCAG ATTGAAGGGGGATGGCGAGCAGATAGAAAAGGTCTCAGCATCTGGGACAAGTTTGCTCACACTCCTCTCCGAGTGTTCAATGATGACACTGGAGATATAGCCTGCGATAGTTACCATAAAGTAgaagaggatgttgctatgttGAAGCAACTTAAGGTGACTCATTATCGTTTTTCCATATCCTGGTCGAGAGTGCTTCCTGATGGCACCACCAAGCACATTAATGAGGCTGGCCTCAACTACTACCACAAACTGGTGGATTCACTGCTTGCTGCAAACATCCAGCCTCAT ATCACTCTCTACCACTGGGACCTTCCACAAGCTCTTCAGGATATTGGGGGCTGGGAAAATGAGACTATTGTTGTAAAATTCCGGGATTATGCTGACTTGATCTTTAGCCACCTTGGCCACAAAGTAAAATTTTGGATCACCATTAATGAACCATACAATGTAGCCATGATAGGCCATGGCTATGGAGCAGCTGCCCCAG GGATCAGTTTCCGACCTGGCACTCTGCCCTATATTGTGGGTCACAACCTGCTTAAAGCTCATGCTGAGGCCTGGCATCTCTACAGTGACAAGTACCGGGAAACACAGAAAGGAATTATCTCCATCACCATAAATTCTGACTGGTCAGAACCTAGAAATCCCTATAAGCAAGAGGATGTTGATGCTGCGAGACGTGTGGTGCAG TTCTACATTGGCTGGTTTGCCCATCCTGTATTTAATGGAGACTACAGCAACATGATGAAGACCATCATACGAGAGCGAAGCTTAGCTGCTGGTCTGATAAAATCTCG GCTGCCAGAGTTCACTCCTGAGGAGATTAAGAGGATCAAGGGAACCTATGATTATTTTGGTTTCAACCATTACACCACAGTTCTGGCATTCCCTGTGGACTATGGAAATCTTCAGCATTATGATGCCGACAG GGGTGCAGGAACAATTGCTGATCGTACCTGGCTGGATTCAGGTTCATCATGGTTGAAGGTCTCACCATTTGGATTTCGGAAGATACTAAACTTCATTAAAGAGGAGTATGGAAATCCACCTATTATCATCACAGAAAATGGCATATCAGAGCGGGGGCCCATTGATCTAAATGATATTCACAGGAGCTACTACTATGAAAAATACATCAACCAGGTGCTGAAAG CTTACTTGCTAGATAATGTGGATATCCGTGGATACACAGCTTGGTCGCTGATGGACAACCTAGAGTGGGCCACTGGCTTTTCAGAGCGATTTGGCCTTTTCTATGTCAATCAGTCAGACCCTAATCTGCCTCGAGTGGCCAAGACTTCTGTCGCCAGCTACTCCACCATCATTAAGTGCAACGGATTCCCTGACCCTACCTTGGGACCCCATGAGTGTTTGAACTCTGTGCCGGAAG GTACAAGTACACCCACCAAACCTCCTCTACCTGCAACACCTACTACACCTGCTGCCTGTGACAACATTGTGAGCTTCCTGGGCATGAAGCTCTCTACCAGTGATGCTGAGACGGGACTTAACACCTTATTTGCTCTGCTGATTGTTGCAGTGTTTGGAGTTATTTGTTCAACCTTCTGCTTcataaggaaaaacaaaacaagaaaacaaaaagactatGCTGAATCCATAAACATGTCCAGGAAATTCTAA